A genomic segment from Clostridium pasteurianum BC1 encodes:
- a CDS encoding universal stress protein — protein sequence MTTDKKKILIPLDGTDRSMHSLDYVKQLFRKDEVTITLLNVLEIVIINDMMLSDTVVTNSENESKAILEGAKAQLQDYTVEAISTFGYASDEILRKAREDKFDAIIMTKSSKKGLARMIGSVTRKVLQDTRTLLIIVPE from the coding sequence ATGACCACAGATAAGAAAAAAATTCTAATCCCCTTAGATGGAACTGACAGAAGTATGCATTCACTTGATTATGTAAAACAATTATTTAGAAAAGATGAAGTAACTATTACTCTATTAAACGTTTTGGAAATAGTCATAATAAATGACATGATGCTATCAGACACTGTGGTAACCAATTCAGAAAATGAAAGTAAAGCTATTCTTGAAGGTGCAAAAGCACAGCTTCAGGACTATACCGTTGAAGCAATTAGTACTTTTGGTTATGCTTCAGATGAGATACTGAGAAAAGCAAGAGAAGATAAATTTGATGCTATAATTATGACTAAATCCTCAAAAAAGGGTTTGGCTAGAATGATTGGTTCTGTAACTAGAAAAGTTCTTCAGGACACTCGTACTCTACTGATAATTGTTCCTGAATAA
- a CDS encoding non-ribosomal peptide synthetase: MINSELSKMAQDILTIISEVTGHNSEDLEMDMYLESDLGFDSIKMVTLMNELMKLIPKDQLEDFMKENPVNSLMILDTIGDIIEVFEIWNSSRENISREVNEIIEKQEYLQNRDNGEERSLEILNAQYPFLASYFAVGTITICNGIKIRGRLNINYLWESWRELIHRHIVLQAYFKVAEGAKAFREYKFLLADYITPPEILVHDIRHFKQCDQEQYVNSKFEEIINERFDIFEWPLHNIEVIQTQELEYEIIFSNSHLISDGLGNQEIIRELLQIYESKVSGREYNYQQEISTSHYNETVEKINLWKDQQEINKLKEYLKSQGKNKYFFNPYNNKKVYNSYAKVKSIKYSIDKDTMDRLLMSTKKWRVSVFTLLVSAYLKTIREQSSESNSIILNLPTGGKIYPNADATGMLGCFAQNLALTFNNSNIDNEPLETLVKKIDAQIKNAIAAGFDRAQIFEAAGEIKHKEMLNNGKMSPITEGFIRASLKSNLYLSFVGNTNINSYYGDINVYDYEAYTSTNAGAIDNLIEIFQGRLFISSNYDSSLFDREDIDKLINNFIGNIKELAQYEIKPQKIVNNTASYAADVIDEVSNVFNEVCSTSICSRDMDKDLEAEMGMDSLQRIRIITRLVKNYKTVDRNSLFECRTLREIISSIHKGINSYENNNSRKNQRPKEYVQGEQLIPYMKIIDQCRNTPDAVAISYEQQSVTYRELELLSNKIANYLREQGVTTGSLIGIMTLPGPNMLIGMLGILKAGAAYVPLDAAYPSDRIKYILNHAKIQILLTEQALKEDLSKILEDNENIQGLVFLDEGEIIKDKVNFVQVERDIWEEASEEAPDYISSPEDLMLIIYTSGSTGKPKGVMLSHVGYMNRLTWHQKMFNLKPGERVAQKTSCCFDISIWELFWPLMYGGTVCPVRKEIVKNPWRLAEWIIENKINIMHFVPSLFGEFIHAIEDENYQFNDLRWLIYSGEALPMSFMQKWIDKYGMEVGLANLYGPTEASIDVTCHVIKRRPGASGEISIPIGKAIDNVYILNLDENMRELPEGEVGELWIGGIQLAKGYLNNNEKTSEAFKTNPFKYVPGDYLYRTGDLTTKNAQGEYEYHGRIDNQIKIRGFRVELGEIEAVIHSHPGVKEAAVVALDYGDGQKRLVGCISGSKVEEMEIKSLVGSKLPEYMVPHQIKWLENLPKTPNGKTDRKALMKMIGTPSNIHTQKVENVKYMENNSNTVLELSTDVANAFTSGERIMPLAPAQKWLMNYFDYPYQWAGFTRFTFKQPLDFKDFNRALTLLTKKHEVLRCELTREKNKWVQKILSEDLTVNADFYDGSQLSKNQRDRNVEDIIVKTVKELKVDKWPLWKVIVVKISESSYDISVIGHHLMSDIITNGILFQDIWKIYAQLISGKNLSIEESDRKSYTDFIAAMEKEKEVNGSKFVNYWKNKFPAENSVFNIPYDFNKGPNDEASSVTEKFTLSKELSSVLLGRAKKYFNSNVYSILLAPLYKILSKNSNGSKVIISHRVNGRDFSNNYFFEAAGDFAVNFPLGINIEEKEELKTIVEKIRNEFDEVPLKGVSYDLISENLPFYMYPDLKLTPVRANYLGNRKLPEFKSIEFSRQNMDRRFSMPHQKRISILEFFFSIVDGNLVVELEYSDNLFKASAIKELGDKYISTLATMLSAVPLNNERPNRSLLEHQAEGQLSNKVAVITGGGTGIGRAIALNMAKEGAAVIIMGRTSSKLQQVTREIRSFGGEAYAVETDITDLEEVKREINSVIEKFGKIDILVNNAGITKMSSLVDTDPEEWKEIINTNLFGSYNLCYAAAPFMINKKCGKIINIGSDSSLIGYPLMTAYAASKHGVLGLTKALSEELKLHNIQVNAVCPALVDTDMAPAALKSKAIAPEKVAGVVMFLASKASDCITGETIQVYGKQDMHWFGSQQMTMLEGALGLGIRK; encoded by the coding sequence ATGATAAATAGCGAATTGAGTAAAATGGCTCAGGATATTTTGACAATAATTTCAGAAGTTACTGGTCATAACAGTGAAGATTTAGAGATGGATATGTATCTGGAAAGTGATTTGGGCTTTGATTCAATAAAAATGGTAACTTTAATGAATGAGCTAATGAAATTAATTCCTAAAGATCAGCTGGAGGACTTCATGAAGGAAAACCCAGTGAATTCTCTTATGATTTTGGATACTATAGGTGATATAATAGAGGTTTTTGAAATCTGGAATTCTTCTAGAGAAAATATTAGCAGAGAAGTTAATGAGATAATAGAAAAACAGGAATATTTACAGAATAGAGATAATGGGGAAGAGAGAAGTTTAGAAATATTAAACGCACAATATCCATTTTTAGCATCTTATTTTGCTGTGGGTACTATAACAATTTGCAATGGAATAAAGATAAGAGGAAGGCTAAATATAAATTATTTATGGGAAAGCTGGAGAGAACTGATACATAGGCATATAGTACTGCAAGCCTATTTTAAGGTAGCAGAAGGAGCAAAAGCCTTTAGAGAATATAAGTTTTTATTAGCAGATTATATTACACCTCCGGAAATTCTTGTTCATGATATTAGACATTTTAAGCAGTGTGATCAAGAGCAGTATGTTAATAGTAAATTTGAAGAGATAATAAATGAAAGATTTGATATTTTTGAATGGCCGCTGCACAATATTGAAGTTATTCAAACACAGGAGTTAGAATATGAAATAATATTCTCCAATAGCCATCTTATTTCTGATGGGCTGGGAAATCAGGAGATTATAAGGGAACTTCTTCAGATATATGAATCAAAAGTATCAGGAAGAGAATATAATTACCAGCAAGAAATATCTACTTCACATTACAATGAAACAGTTGAAAAAATTAATTTATGGAAAGACCAGCAGGAAATAAATAAACTTAAGGAATATTTAAAAAGCCAGGGGAAAAATAAATATTTCTTTAATCCTTATAATAATAAAAAAGTTTATAATTCCTATGCTAAGGTAAAAAGCATAAAATACAGCATTGACAAGGATACCATGGATAGGCTTTTGATGTCTACAAAAAAATGGAGAGTATCTGTATTTACACTGCTTGTTAGTGCCTATTTAAAGACAATTAGAGAGCAGTCTTCAGAATCTAATAGTATAATACTTAACTTGCCTACAGGGGGAAAAATATATCCTAATGCTGATGCAACGGGAATGTTAGGGTGCTTTGCTCAGAATTTAGCATTGACCTTTAATAATTCAAATATAGACAATGAACCATTGGAAACTCTTGTGAAAAAGATTGATGCACAAATAAAAAATGCAATAGCAGCTGGCTTTGACAGAGCACAGATTTTTGAAGCAGCAGGGGAGATAAAGCATAAGGAAATGCTGAATAATGGGAAAATGTCTCCTATTACTGAAGGATTTATAAGAGCAAGTTTAAAGTCCAATTTATATTTATCCTTTGTGGGAAATACAAATATAAATAGCTATTATGGAGATATAAATGTATATGATTATGAGGCTTATACTTCTACAAATGCGGGAGCTATTGACAATCTCATAGAGATATTCCAAGGCAGACTTTTCATATCTTCCAATTATGATAGTTCTCTTTTTGATAGAGAGGACATAGATAAGCTTATTAATAATTTTATAGGCAATATTAAAGAATTGGCACAATATGAAATAAAGCCACAAAAAATTGTTAATAATACTGCAAGCTATGCAGCTGATGTAATTGACGAAGTTTCCAATGTATTTAATGAAGTATGCTCCACATCAATTTGCAGTAGGGATATGGATAAGGATTTAGAAGCTGAAATGGGAATGGACTCATTACAACGTATACGTATTATTACAAGACTTGTGAAAAATTATAAAACTGTAGACAGAAATTCACTATTTGAATGTAGAACCCTGAGAGAAATAATTTCAAGCATTCATAAGGGTATCAATTCATATGAAAATAACAATTCTAGGAAAAATCAAAGACCAAAGGAATATGTGCAGGGTGAACAGCTAATACCCTATATGAAGATAATAGATCAGTGCAGAAATACACCAGATGCTGTTGCTATAAGCTATGAACAGCAGTCAGTTACCTACAGAGAACTGGAGCTTTTGTCTAACAAAATTGCTAATTATTTGAGAGAACAGGGGGTTACAACTGGTTCATTAATTGGAATTATGACTTTGCCTGGACCAAATATGTTAATAGGCATGCTTGGAATACTTAAGGCTGGGGCTGCCTATGTACCTTTGGATGCAGCTTATCCATCAGATCGTATTAAATATATATTAAATCATGCCAAGATACAAATACTTCTTACTGAGCAGGCTTTAAAAGAGGATTTATCAAAAATACTGGAGGATAATGAAAATATTCAGGGACTTGTATTTTTAGATGAAGGTGAAATTATTAAAGATAAGGTAAATTTTGTGCAGGTAGAAAGAGATATTTGGGAAGAGGCATCAGAAGAAGCACCTGATTATATAAGCAGCCCGGAAGATTTAATGTTAATCATTTATACTTCAGGTTCTACGGGAAAACCTAAGGGAGTTATGTTAAGTCATGTAGGTTATATGAACAGACTTACCTGGCATCAGAAGATGTTTAATTTAAAGCCTGGAGAAAGAGTTGCACAAAAGACCTCCTGCTGCTTTGATATATCTATTTGGGAGCTATTCTGGCCATTAATGTATGGTGGAACGGTATGTCCTGTAAGGAAGGAAATTGTTAAAAATCCTTGGAGGCTGGCTGAATGGATTATAGAAAATAAAATTAATATTATGCATTTTGTACCTTCATTATTTGGAGAATTTATTCATGCCATAGAAGATGAAAATTATCAGTTTAATGATTTAAGATGGCTCATTTACAGTGGAGAAGCGCTGCCAATGTCCTTTATGCAAAAGTGGATAGATAAGTATGGAATGGAGGTTGGATTGGCTAATTTATATGGACCTACAGAAGCTTCAATTGATGTAACTTGCCATGTGATAAAGAGAAGGCCAGGAGCTAGCGGAGAAATCAGCATTCCAATAGGGAAGGCTATTGATAATGTATATATACTGAATTTGGATGAAAATATGAGGGAACTTCCAGAAGGTGAAGTGGGAGAGCTTTGGATTGGCGGCATACAGCTCGCTAAAGGCTATTTAAATAATAATGAAAAAACTTCTGAGGCCTTTAAAACCAATCCTTTTAAATATGTACCAGGAGATTACCTGTACAGAACTGGTGATTTAACTACTAAAAATGCTCAGGGAGAGTATGAATATCACGGGCGCATAGACAATCAGATAAAAATAAGAGGCTTTAGAGTGGAACTGGGAGAAATAGAAGCAGTAATTCATAGTCATCCAGGGGTAAAGGAAGCAGCAGTAGTGGCTTTGGATTATGGTGATGGACAAAAGAGGCTGGTAGGTTGTATATCAGGATCTAAGGTAGAGGAAATGGAAATAAAGTCACTTGTAGGGAGCAAACTACCTGAATACATGGTGCCCCACCAGATTAAATGGCTGGAAAATTTGCCTAAAACTCCAAATGGTAAAACTGATAGAAAAGCTCTGATGAAGATGATTGGCACTCCTTCCAATATTCACACCCAAAAGGTGGAAAATGTAAAATATATGGAGAATAATAGTAATACAGTTTTGGAATTGAGTACAGATGTAGCCAACGCATTTACATCTGGAGAAAGGATAATGCCTTTAGCACCAGCTCAAAAATGGCTTATGAATTATTTTGACTATCCTTATCAGTGGGCAGGATTTACAAGGTTTACCTTTAAACAACCGTTGGATTTTAAGGATTTTAACAGAGCACTTACACTGCTCACAAAGAAACATGAAGTATTGAGATGTGAACTTACTAGAGAAAAAAATAAATGGGTACAAAAAATTCTTTCAGAGGATTTAACTGTAAATGCTGATTTTTACGATGGCTCACAGCTTTCAAAAAATCAGAGAGATAGAAATGTAGAAGATATAATAGTAAAAACTGTTAAAGAATTAAAAGTAGACAAATGGCCACTATGGAAGGTTATAGTAGTTAAAATTTCAGAGAGCTCCTATGACATATCAGTGATAGGGCATCATCTTATGTCAGATATAATTACCAACGGAATATTGTTTCAGGATATTTGGAAGATCTATGCACAGCTTATTTCTGGAAAAAATTTATCAATAGAAGAAAGTGACAGAAAATCTTATACAGATTTTATAGCTGCTATGGAAAAGGAAAAAGAAGTTAATGGTTCAAAATTTGTGAATTACTGGAAAAATAAATTCCCAGCAGAAAATTCTGTATTCAATATACCCTATGATTTTAACAAAGGGCCTAATGATGAAGCTTCATCAGTTACAGAGAAATTTACACTAAGTAAAGAATTGTCCTCAGTACTTTTAGGAAGAGCAAAAAAATATTTTAATTCTAATGTATATTCTATTTTACTTGCACCACTATATAAAATTTTAAGCAAAAACTCTAATGGTTCCAAAGTTATTATAAGCCACAGAGTTAATGGAAGAGATTTTAGCAATAATTATTTCTTTGAGGCTGCTGGTGATTTTGCTGTGAATTTTCCTTTGGGAATAAACATAGAAGAAAAAGAGGAATTAAAAACTATAGTAGAAAAAATAAGAAATGAATTTGATGAAGTTCCTTTGAAAGGGGTAAGTTACGATCTTATTTCAGAAAATCTGCCTTTTTATATGTATCCGGATTTAAAATTAACTCCAGTAAGGGCAAATTACCTGGGAAATAGAAAACTTCCAGAATTTAAATCAATTGAATTTTCAAGACAGAATATGGATAGAAGATTTTCTATGCCTCATCAAAAGAGGATATCTATATTGGAATTTTTCTTTTCTATAGTTGATGGAAATTTAGTAGTAGAGCTAGAGTACTCAGATAATTTATTTAAGGCTTCAGCTATTAAGGAATTGGGAGATAAATATATTTCTACTTTAGCAACAATGCTTTCAGCTGTTCCTTTAAACAATGAAAGGCCTAATCGAAGCTTGCTAGAGCATCAGGCTGAGGGTCAGTTATCCAATAAGGTGGCAGTTATAACTGGAGGAGGAACGGGCATAGGTAGAGCTATTGCTTTAAATATGGCAAAGGAAGGTGCCGCTGTAATTATAATGGGAAGAACAAGTTCAAAGCTGCAGCAGGTTACAAGGGAAATTAGAAGTTTTGGTGGAGAGGCTTATGCTGTAGAAACTGATATTACTGATTTGGAAGAAGTAAAGAGAGAAATAAATTCAGTGATAGAGAAGTTTGGAAAAATTGATATTTTAGTAAACAATGCAGGTATTACAAAAATGTCTTCTTTAGTGGATACAGATCCAGAGGAATGGAAGGAAATCATAAATACAAATTTATTTGGCAGCTATAATCTTTGCTATGCTGCAGCACCATTTATGATAAATAAAAAATGTGGAAAAATAATAAATATAGGTTCTGATTCCTCTTTAATAGGGTATCCTCTTATGACAGCTTATGCAGCTTCTAAGCATGGAGTTTTGGGACTTACTAAAGCCTTGTCTGAAGAATTAAAGCTTCACAATATTCAAGTTAATGCAGTTTGTCCTGCTTTGGTAGATACAGATATGGCTCCTGCAGCTCTTAAGTCAAAGGCTATAGCACCTGAGAAGGTAGCAGGGGTAGTTATGTTTTTAGCTTCAAAGGCTTCAGACTGCATAACTGGAGAAACTATTCAGGTATATGGAAAACAGGATATGCATTGGTTTGGTTCACAGCAGATGACTATGCTGGAGGGAGCCTTGGGTTTAGGCATACGAAAATAA
- a CDS encoding ATP-binding protein — protein sequence MENATFSVSFEIRSAKLALDSMSIYRKLLDDNVISSLRLLLDYINMGKVELSCFTNLYNNFFFALAESGTNTLEAYVVDKIIFDENPFSLKSQSNIVNKSGNLIEKAAANDLVNLQLIAKLNPYIIKNQLIRYFDESEFKYIIEKLPEWEVEGDFTSEDCPNHISEIKQTLYSSSQWGECIEKLRKFHENYGCGIFAMYKAFVWERENDNGYCKGIKKPDPITLSDLIGYEKEREVVLENTEQFLKGFSANNALLHGDRGTGKSSTVKAILNKYYTEGLRMIEVPKAYLTDFPDIIRSLKDRPQKFIIFIDDLVFADDEGSYTALKAMLDGGLEHKSSNIIIYATSNRRHLVKEYFSERSNDEVRGGDSVQEKLSLADRFGINVVFSSPNKNEYLSIVDGIADKRNLNIDRELLHSEALKWELWYNGRSARTARQFIDWIEGKLAMNEL from the coding sequence ATGGAAAATGCAACTTTTTCAGTAAGTTTTGAAATAAGAAGTGCAAAATTGGCACTGGATTCTATGTCTATTTACAGAAAATTACTTGATGATAACGTCATAAGCAGCTTACGGTTACTTCTTGATTACATAAATATGGGTAAAGTTGAGTTGTCTTGCTTTACCAATTTGTACAATAATTTTTTCTTTGCTTTAGCGGAAAGTGGTACAAACACCTTAGAAGCGTATGTAGTGGATAAGATTATTTTTGATGAAAATCCATTTTCACTGAAGTCACAGAGTAACATTGTGAATAAAAGTGGAAATTTAATTGAAAAGGCAGCAGCAAATGATTTAGTAAATCTTCAGCTGATAGCTAAACTAAATCCGTATATTATAAAAAATCAATTGATAAGATATTTTGATGAAAGTGAGTTTAAATACATAATAGAAAAGCTTCCAGAGTGGGAAGTGGAAGGTGATTTTACTTCAGAGGATTGTCCTAATCATATAAGTGAGATAAAACAAACCTTATACTCCAGCAGTCAATGGGGTGAATGTATAGAGAAACTTAGAAAATTCCATGAAAATTATGGTTGTGGGATTTTTGCAATGTATAAAGCCTTTGTTTGGGAACGTGAAAATGATAATGGTTATTGTAAAGGAATTAAAAAACCTGATCCCATTACTCTTTCTGATCTTATTGGCTATGAAAAAGAGCGTGAAGTTGTACTAGAAAATACAGAGCAATTCTTAAAAGGATTTTCTGCTAACAATGCACTGCTTCATGGAGATCGCGGAACAGGTAAATCTTCCACAGTTAAAGCTATATTAAATAAATATTATACAGAAGGATTGCGTATGATTGAAGTACCTAAAGCATATCTTACAGATTTTCCTGATATAATAAGAAGTTTAAAGGATAGACCTCAAAAATTTATTATATTTATAGATGATTTGGTATTTGCAGATGATGAAGGAAGTTATACTGCACTTAAAGCAATGCTTGACGGTGGTCTTGAACACAAATCCTCCAATATAATAATATATGCTACTTCAAATAGAAGACATTTGGTAAAGGAATACTTTAGCGAGAGGTCCAATGACGAAGTGCGTGGAGGAGATAGTGTTCAGGAAAAACTTTCTCTTGCAGACAGATTTGGTATTAATGTGGTGTTCTCATCTCCAAATAAAAATGAATATTTAAGCATTGTAGATGGTATAGCGGATAAGAGGAATCTTAATATTGATAGAGAATTATTACATAGTGAAGCTTTAAAATGGGAACTTTGGTATAATGGACGCTCAGCTAGAACTGCAAGACAGTTTATTGATTGGATAGAAGGCAAATTGGCTATGAATGAGCTCTAA
- a CDS encoding thioesterase II family protein, producing MSKIKLFCIPHAGGSAASYSKWQNYINPSIEICPIELAGRGKRFKEEPYNNIGEAVEDIYNIIKKDLDREYAFFGHSMGSLIAYELTHYIMQLENKPPEHIFFSGRKAPNVIYENNSIHKLSEENLKNKLLEFSGTPKEVLDNEHMCKVFLKILRQDFKICELYTYKNEYPKLNCNITILNGNRDDIKINHIAFWKQHTSKACYIYFFKGGHFYIDDNMENLASIINSTLGIFK from the coding sequence ATGAGTAAAATAAAATTGTTTTGTATACCTCACGCCGGTGGATCAGCTGCTTCCTATTCAAAATGGCAAAATTATATAAATCCATCTATTGAGATTTGTCCAATAGAACTGGCTGGAAGAGGAAAGAGGTTTAAAGAAGAACCATATAATAATATTGGTGAAGCTGTAGAAGATATTTACAATATTATAAAAAAAGATTTAGATAGGGAGTATGCATTTTTCGGGCATAGTATGGGCAGCTTAATAGCCTATGAATTAACACATTATATTATGCAGTTGGAAAATAAACCACCTGAACATATCTTCTTTTCTGGAAGAAAAGCACCTAATGTTATATATGAAAATAATTCTATTCATAAATTGTCAGAGGAGAATTTAAAAAACAAATTGTTGGAATTTTCAGGAACTCCCAAGGAAGTCCTGGATAATGAACATATGTGTAAGGTTTTTCTAAAGATTTTAAGGCAGGATTTTAAAATTTGTGAATTGTATACCTATAAGAATGAATATCCAAAACTGAATTGTAATATTACCATTTTAAATGGAAACAGAGATGACATAAAAATAAATCACATTGCCTTTTGGAAACAGCATACTTCCAAAGCATGTTATATATATTTTTTTAAAGGAGGACACTTTTATATAGATGACAATATGGAAAATTTAGCTTCTATTATAAATTCAACTTTAGGAATATTTAAATAA
- the ilvB gene encoding biosynthetic-type acetolactate synthase large subunit, whose product MKLTGADITIKLLERYGIKIIAGIPGGTNLPLYDSLLSSDIKHILARHEQGAAFIAQGIARSTGKAAVCFATSGPGATNLLTAIADAKLDSVPIIAITGQVPYSYVGTDSFQEVDIYGLTIPITKHNFLVRSVEELFTVIPEAFKIAESGRQGPVLVDIPKNIQSEEFEFDKWPDINSYEAENFLDESLVSKAAEMINKAERPILYIGGGITNSDSGKALYEFAKKNNIPVTSTLMGFGNFPIEDPLFMGMLGMHGARYTNLLLNKADLLLAFGVRFDDRAIGNVNKFCPDARIIHVDIDDAEIDKIKKSNLSICENVGVVLNKIIPLVEKNERKDWINYIESIKREKPMIFPDEKDSFHPINIIKTVSKLVKEDTIITTDVGQHQMWTAQAYPVKKPRTFLTSGGLGTMGFGLPTAIGAAVANPDKQVVCFSGDGSFLMNIQELATLADLKLNLKIIILNNGHLGLVRQQQQLFYNEHYMASRFITNPDFAKISEGFNVKGYNISKDTDNLNEVLNEAFSSEEPCLINISIESFKNVYPMVPPGGGISEMIGGEQCEGK is encoded by the coding sequence ATGAAATTAACTGGGGCTGATATTACTATAAAATTATTAGAGAGATATGGAATTAAAATTATTGCTGGAATTCCTGGAGGAACTAATCTTCCATTATATGATTCTCTGCTAAGCAGTGATATCAAACATATTTTGGCTAGACATGAACAAGGGGCTGCCTTTATAGCTCAAGGCATAGCACGTTCTACAGGTAAGGCAGCAGTGTGTTTTGCCACTTCTGGTCCAGGTGCTACAAATTTATTAACGGCTATTGCTGATGCAAAACTGGATTCTGTGCCTATTATTGCTATAACAGGCCAGGTTCCCTATTCTTATGTTGGAACGGATTCTTTTCAAGAGGTAGATATTTATGGACTTACAATACCTATAACAAAACATAATTTTTTAGTACGTTCTGTAGAAGAACTATTTACAGTTATACCTGAAGCTTTTAAAATAGCGGAAAGTGGACGACAGGGCCCAGTACTAGTTGATATACCGAAGAATATACAGAGTGAGGAATTTGAGTTTGATAAGTGGCCGGATATAAACAGTTACGAAGCAGAAAACTTTCTTGATGAATCTTTAGTCAGTAAAGCTGCAGAGATGATAAATAAAGCTGAAAGACCTATTCTCTATATAGGAGGAGGAATAACTAATTCTGATTCTGGTAAAGCATTGTATGAATTTGCAAAGAAAAATAATATACCTGTTACCTCAACATTAATGGGATTTGGCAATTTTCCTATTGAAGATCCTTTATTTATGGGTATGCTTGGTATGCATGGAGCAAGGTATACTAATTTATTGTTAAATAAGGCAGATTTACTTTTAGCCTTTGGGGTAAGATTTGATGATAGAGCCATAGGAAATGTAAATAAGTTTTGTCCTGATGCTAGGATAATTCATGTAGATATAGATGATGCGGAAATTGATAAAATTAAAAAATCCAATCTTTCAATTTGTGAAAATGTAGGGGTTGTGTTAAATAAAATTATTCCTCTTGTTGAGAAAAATGAACGAAAGGATTGGATAAATTATATTGAAAGTATTAAAAGGGAAAAACCTATGATATTCCCTGATGAAAAAGATTCTTTTCATCCTATTAATATAATTAAAACTGTAAGCAAATTAGTTAAGGAAGATACTATAATTACTACGGATGTAGGTCAGCATCAGATGTGGACGGCTCAGGCCTATCCTGTTAAAAAGCCTAGAACTTTTTTAACTTCCGGAGGTCTTGGAACTATGGGCTTTGGGTTGCCTACAGCTATTGGTGCAGCCGTTGCAAATCCAGATAAGCAAGTAGTCTGTTTTTCAGGAGACGGATCATTTTTAATGAATATTCAAGAGCTGGCAACTTTAGCAGATTTAAAATTAAATTTAAAAATAATAATATTAAATAATGGTCATCTTGGACTTGTAAGACAGCAGCAGCAGCTATTTTATAATGAGCACTATATGGCATCAAGGTTTATTACCAATCCAGATTTTGCAAAGATAAGTGAAGGTTTTAATGTTAAAGGTTATAACATTAGCAAGGATACTGATAATTTAAATGAAGTACTTAATGAAGCCTTTAGCTCGGAGGAGCCTTGCTTAATAAATATATCTATTGAAAGCTTTAAAAATGTATATCCAATGGTACCGCCAGGCGGGGGGATTTCAGAAATGATAGGTGGTGAGCAGTGTGAAGGAAAATGA
- the ilvN gene encoding acetolactate synthase small subunit, which yields MKENDNYVIKLIVNNHPGVMSHIVGLFSRRAFNLEGIICLRLEEGNTSEMYLLIKNDERTEQILKQLEKLYDVLKVSLHTEEEYPVFNKFV from the coding sequence GTGAAGGAAAATGATAATTATGTAATTAAGCTAATAGTGAATAATCATCCAGGAGTTATGTCACATATAGTAGGTCTCTTTTCAAGGAGGGCATTTAATCTTGAAGGTATAATATGCTTAAGACTTGAGGAAGGAAATACTAGTGAAATGTACCTGCTTATTAAGAATGATGAACGTACAGAACAGATTTTAAAGCAGCTTGAAAAATTATACGATGTATTAAAGGTTTCTCTGCACACAGAAGAGGAGTATCCTGTATTTAATAAATTTGTGTAG
- a CDS encoding nitroreductase family protein — protein sequence MTNLKEIYENRRAVNFFDKDKKLDNNTLENIINLAVLAPSAFNLQPWKIIAVKSEEAKKRLHPLAFNQPKILEAPVTLIIAGDKAGYLPDKEAWSTFAAQAGKEGTEGAKQFAQILYDTTEERKIKFAESNGGLLGMSIMYAAQYYGVDSHPINGIDFDGIQKEFKLDENQNVVMLIALGYFDKSHELYPRLKRYNYSEIVSEI from the coding sequence ATGACAAATTTAAAAGAAATATACGAAAACAGAAGAGCAGTTAATTTTTTTGATAAAGATAAAAAGCTGGATAATAATACTTTAGAAAATATTATAAATTTGGCTGTATTAGCTCCATCAGCTTTCAATCTGCAGCCCTGGAAAATTATCGCTGTAAAATCAGAGGAAGCTAAAAAAAGACTTCATCCTCTAGCTTTTAATCAGCCAAAAATTTTAGAAGCACCTGTAACTTTAATAATTGCAGGAGACAAAGCTGGTTACCTACCTGATAAAGAAGCTTGGTCAACCTTTGCAGCACAGGCAGGTAAGGAAGGTACTGAAGGAGCAAAACAATTTGCACAAATACTTTATGATACTACTGAAGAAAGAAAAATAAAATTTGCTGAAAGCAATGGTGGATTACTAGGAATGTCTATTATGTATGCAGCACAATATTATGGAGTAGATTCTCATCCAATCAACGGTATTGATTTTGATGGTATACAAAAAGAATTTAAACTGGATGAAAATCAAAATGTAGTTATGTTAATTGCACTAGGTTATTTTGATAAATCCCATGAATTATATCCAAGACTTAAAAGATACAATTATTCAGAAATAGTATCTGAAATATAA